From a single Couchioplanes caeruleus genomic region:
- the panD gene encoding aspartate 1-decarboxylase, translating into MQRTLLGGKIHRATVTQADLHYVGSITIDRTLMDAADLVEGEQVHVVDIDNGARLVTYVIEGPAGSGVIGINGAAARLVSVGDLIIIMSFRQVDEAERAAYRPRVAHVDERNELVEIGSDPSEPVPGATGQIAGKALALSPSAAEN; encoded by the coding sequence ATGCAGCGCACCCTGCTCGGTGGCAAGATCCACCGCGCCACCGTGACCCAGGCGGACCTGCACTACGTCGGCTCCATCACGATCGACCGGACCCTCATGGACGCCGCCGACCTGGTCGAGGGCGAACAGGTGCACGTGGTCGACATCGACAACGGGGCCCGGCTGGTGACGTACGTGATCGAGGGCCCCGCCGGCTCCGGCGTGATCGGCATCAACGGCGCCGCCGCCCGGCTCGTCTCGGTCGGCGACCTGATCATCATCATGTCGTTCCGGCAGGTCGACGAGGCGGAGCGGGCCGCGTACCGGCCGCGGGTCGCGCACGTCGACGAGCGCAACGAGCTCGTCGAGATCGGCTCCGACCCGTCCGAGCCGGTGCCCGGCGCCACCGGCCAGATCGCCGGCAAGGCCCTGGCGCTCAGCCCGTCCGCAGCGGAAAACTGA
- a CDS encoding ABC transporter substrate-binding protein — protein MTSRVHGRRRVLTVVAAGLLAAATATACASDEDTAAAPTASGSAAFPVSIEHKFGSTTIEKQPERVVTVGWNDQDPVLALGVVPVSTREWFTEYPTYPWVRSALGGKQLSTFSAELNFEAIIEQQPDLILAIYETISKETYEKLSQIAPTVIQSSAYADEQTPWDVQTRTVGKALGKTAEAEALVAKVDARIDEAKRANPQFAGKTLVVDFGPEKGQHWLIPAKDPRRALFDALGFTAQSESEEVSEERLDLLDRDVLFVNGATKKDMAASPAFARLKVVKEDRTLYTSFSTPLGGALAYSGPNALLYALDVLVPQLRNATDGDPATAVTDLSEVA, from the coding sequence ATGACTTCCCGCGTCCACGGCCGGCGACGGGTCCTCACCGTCGTCGCCGCCGGTCTGCTCGCCGCCGCCACCGCCACCGCGTGCGCGTCCGATGAGGACACCGCAGCCGCACCCACCGCCTCCGGGTCCGCCGCCTTCCCCGTGAGCATCGAGCACAAGTTCGGCTCGACCACCATCGAGAAGCAGCCCGAGCGGGTCGTCACCGTCGGCTGGAACGACCAGGACCCGGTGCTCGCGCTGGGCGTCGTACCGGTCAGCACCCGGGAGTGGTTCACCGAGTACCCGACGTACCCGTGGGTGCGGTCCGCGCTCGGCGGCAAGCAGCTGAGCACCTTCTCCGCGGAGCTCAACTTCGAGGCGATCATCGAACAGCAGCCGGACCTCATCCTCGCGATCTACGAGACGATCTCGAAGGAGACGTACGAGAAGCTCTCGCAGATCGCACCGACGGTCATCCAGTCCTCCGCGTACGCCGACGAGCAGACGCCCTGGGACGTGCAGACCCGTACGGTCGGCAAGGCGCTCGGCAAGACCGCCGAGGCCGAGGCGCTGGTGGCGAAGGTCGACGCGAGGATCGACGAGGCGAAGCGGGCCAACCCGCAGTTCGCCGGCAAAACGCTCGTGGTCGATTTCGGTCCCGAGAAGGGCCAGCACTGGCTGATCCCGGCCAAGGACCCGCGCCGGGCGCTGTTCGACGCGCTCGGCTTCACGGCGCAGTCGGAGTCGGAAGAGGTCAGCGAGGAGCGCCTCGACCTGCTCGACCGGGACGTGCTGTTCGTCAACGGAGCGACCAAGAAGGACATGGCGGCCTCACCGGCGTTCGCCCGCCTCAAGGTCGTCAAGGAGGACCGCACCCTGTACACGTCCTTCTCCACGCCACTGGGCGGGGCGCTGGCGTACAGCGGGCCGAACGCGTTGCTCTACGCCCTGGACGTGCTCGTGCCGCAGCTGCGCAACGCGACCGACGGCGACCCGGCGACGGCGGTCACGGACCTGTCCGAGGTCGCCTGA
- a CDS encoding neprosin family prolyl endopeptidase produces the protein MSKAHRGLLAAGLAAAVVGSMGVVWTLGADAAESPDPSAPAAASAVDADDPSTPARADEPSPPPLLPWGEAPSPAKQAPVGADSAEVAAAGADAAPENASHTTVAGYGPKGRTGPSGSLKRERISGVKTAAPAPAEVTAAGTPTTKAAAATDWNYFYSGARQIETSDGAWANLDIRKPWLSANDAHTLAEISVQSADSNQIIEVGWTIDRKLNKDDDPHLFVYYWKDKTRTCYNKCGFTSKSDNVKPGDTLPTGTTKRFGIQHFDGVWWVAYDSEWLGYFDDSLWDGRYTQSGMVQFFGEVAALNTKPCTDMGNGQLGTSKTALTFGTISLTNSQVPAKVDLIDDTNATYYTSARAESEGQRNFRYGGPGGC, from the coding sequence GTGTCGAAAGCTCACCGTGGTCTGCTGGCGGCCGGCCTGGCCGCCGCAGTGGTCGGCTCGATGGGAGTCGTGTGGACGCTCGGCGCGGACGCCGCCGAGAGCCCGGACCCGAGCGCGCCCGCCGCCGCGTCAGCCGTGGACGCCGACGACCCGAGCACGCCGGCCCGGGCGGACGAGCCGAGCCCGCCGCCCCTGCTGCCGTGGGGTGAGGCACCCTCCCCCGCCAAGCAAGCGCCCGTCGGCGCGGACAGCGCCGAAGTGGCCGCGGCCGGCGCGGACGCCGCGCCGGAGAACGCATCGCACACCACCGTCGCCGGGTACGGGCCCAAGGGCCGCACCGGTCCCTCCGGTTCACTCAAGCGCGAGCGCATCTCCGGGGTGAAGACGGCCGCCCCGGCGCCCGCGGAGGTCACCGCCGCCGGCACTCCGACCACGAAGGCCGCGGCCGCCACGGACTGGAACTACTTCTACTCGGGCGCCCGGCAGATCGAGACCTCCGACGGCGCCTGGGCGAACCTGGACATCCGCAAGCCGTGGCTGAGCGCGAACGACGCGCACACGCTCGCCGAGATCTCGGTGCAGTCCGCGGACAGCAACCAGATCATCGAGGTCGGCTGGACGATCGACCGCAAGCTGAACAAGGACGACGACCCGCACCTGTTCGTCTACTACTGGAAGGACAAGACCCGCACCTGCTACAACAAGTGCGGTTTCACGTCCAAGAGCGACAACGTCAAGCCGGGTGACACACTGCCGACGGGCACGACCAAGCGCTTCGGCATCCAGCACTTCGACGGCGTGTGGTGGGTCGCGTACGACTCCGAGTGGCTCGGTTACTTCGACGACAGCCTGTGGGACGGTCGCTACACCCAGTCCGGGATGGTGCAGTTCTTCGGCGAGGTGGCCGCCCTCAACACCAAGCCGTGCACCGACATGGGCAACGGCCAGCTCGGCACCAGCAAGACGGCCCTGACGTTCGGCACGATCTCGCTGACCAACAGCCAGGTTCCGGCGAAGGTCGACCTGATCGACGACACGAACGCCACGTACTACACCTCCGCCAGGGCGGAGAGTGAGGGACAGCGCAACTTCCGGTACGGCGGCCCCGGCGGCTGCTGA